In Littorina saxatilis isolate snail1 linkage group LG8, US_GU_Lsax_2.0, whole genome shotgun sequence, a single genomic region encodes these proteins:
- the LOC138973090 gene encoding uncharacterized protein codes for MRSWALILAVTLTSFMTSCSGQTVDATRQPGTSGSDVVNSVVDIIKANCIFSEDRQFLRRLAYVESLDGTDTDTYKAGYNGGIWKVNEDKFNATTPCASVIRPTCDLIRQNFNIDWTKVTWVDLRKPLYSGLAAVLYLIQRTNNASVPATIPAQEYLWSHYYHFGAARRNFSMVEQVLDYECADDMDLAFILDSSGSITDADFKLSLEFVAKVVEEMNIPSVVRVATLIFESSPTVKFFFNSYSNKSQVLSAIRGIVRSSGGTATALALDLARTELFTTAHGARSTGTKRVAVLVTDGQSDSLVLTTQAANRLQHLSGVTLFSIGVGGYDLAELKAMSSNPKCSHVFTLSQFSEIDSIITEIQRSTCKAHTTLTRNTTFESSKNTTTISTEKPTKNETVVVNVTCGIVDVYVSYTNPNPNPALYAEKYTATDGKPAYLTSTTSSNGQTVYMTVIGTRLPTTADGLRNCTDFKYQVAVEPIEWKVQCCNGHECKDCTPDQLRKDHHIKEVVCDSTPVNFPNPCTPEHLEAGMVIFPFPYDTNSFIKCDYRGDAYVTLCPNSQTFNPSTRTCGYDAPGTRLVRLPSEYPNPCTPAHIEAQYFYFEYTPDKRLFIHCDPWGNAWLEQCPVQEIWSESLLACIDDRPQNAYTTKSPGHTVANPCTKEALAGGRYFFPYPCDHTRFIHCDVAGNFWVQFCPGGTFFDPATYICLVSDTQGGGEGCGE; via the exons ATGAGATCATGGGCTTTAATTCTCGCTGTGACACTGACGTCATTCATGACGTCATGTTCCGGCCAAACTGTTGACGCCACACGGCAACCAGGCACTTCCGGAAGTGACGTTGTCAATTCTGTGGTTGACATCATCAAAGCAAA ttgcATTTTCTCAGAGGAtcgacagtttttgcgtcgccTGGCGTATGTTGAATCTTTGGACGGCACTGATACTGACACATACAAAGCTGGGTACAACGGTGGTATTTGGAAG GTGAACGAAGACAAGTTCAACGCAACCACGCCATGTGCCTCAGTCATTCGGCCGACCTGTGACCTCATTCGACAAAACTTCAACATTGATTGGACGAAAGTCACGTGGGTGGACCTGCGCAAACCGCTGTATTCTGGCTTGGCGGCAGTTCTGTACCTGATTCAAAGAACCAACAATGCCAGCGTTCCTGCAACGATCCCAGCACAGGAGTATCTGTGGAGCCACTATTACCATTTCGGGGCAGCCAGGCGGAACTTCTCCATGGTAGAGCAAGTGTTAGACTACG AATGCGCAGACGACATGGACCTCGCGTTCATCTTGGACAGCTCCGGAAGTATCACTGATGCAGACTTTAAACTAAGCCTGGAGTTCGTGGCCAAGGTCGTGGAAGAGATGAACATACCCAGCGTGGTCCGCGTGGCGACTCTCATCTTCGAGAGCTCTCCCACTGTCAAGTTCTTCTTCAACTCGTACTCGAACAAAAGCCAAGTGCTGTCTGCTATTCGCGGAatcgtgagaa GTAGTGGAGGCACAGCCACAGCCCTAGCCCTGGACTTAGCACGGACCGAGCTGTTCACCACAGCTCACGGAGCACGATCGACCGGCACGAAACGGGTTGCAGTTCTTGTGACGGACGGTCAGTCCGACAGCCTGGTGCTGACGACGCAAGCTGCAAATAGACTGCAGCACTTG TCGGGAGTCACCCTCTTTTCAATCGGGGTGGGCGGCTATGACCTTGCCGAGCTTAAAGCAATGTCCAGCAATCCCAAGTGCTCTCATGTCTTCACTCTCAGCCAGTTCTCTGAGATCGACAGTATCATCACGGAGATCCAGAGAAGCACGTGCAAAG CACACACCACCCTGACTCGGAACACTACCTTTGAAAGCAGCAAGAACACGACTACCATCTCCACTGAAAAACCCACCAAGAATGAGACTGTT GTGGTGAACGTCACATGCGGGATCGTTGATGTCTACGTCTCCTACACCAATCCCAACCCCAACCCCGCACTCTACGCGGAGAAATACACGGCCACGGACGGTAAACCAGCCTACTTGACCTCCACGACCTCGTCCAATGGGCAGACCGTTTACATGACGGTGATTGGAACCCGGCTTCCAACAACCGCTGATGGCCTTCGTAACTGCACGGATTTCAAGTACCAAGTAGCCGTGGAGCCTATAG AGTGGAAGGTGCAGTGTTGCAACGGACATGAGTGCAAGGACTGCACGCCTGACCAGCTGAGAAAAGATCACCACATTAAGGAGGTCGTCTGTGACAGCA CCCCGGTGAATTTTCCTAACCCATGCACTCCCGAACATCTGGAAGCTGGCATGGTGATCTTTCCGTTCCCGTATGACACCAACTCCTTCATCAAGTGTGACTACAGGGGAGATGCTTACGTCACACTCTGTCCTAACAG CCAAACGTTCAACCCGTCAACCAGAACGTGTGGCTACGATGCACCCGGTACCCGTCTGGTTCGTCTGCCCTCCGAGTACCCCAACCCGTGCACCCCTGCACACATCGAGGCTCAGTACTTCTACTTCGAGTACACCCCTGACAAACGCCT GTTCATTCACTGTGATCCATGGGGCAACGCCTGGTTGGAACAGTGCCCAGTGCAGGAGATTTGGAGCGAGAGCCTTCTAGCGTGCATCGATGACCGGCCTCAGAACGCATACACCACCAAGTCCCCCGGCCACACTGTCGCCAACCCTTGCACCAAAGAAGCGCTGGCCGGTGGCCGCTACTTCTTCCCCTACCCGTGTGACCACACCCGCTTCATCCACTGTGACGTCGCCGGCAATTTCTGGGTGCAGTTTTGTCCGGGGGGCACCTTCTTCGACCCGGCCACCTACATCTGTCTTGTTTCGGACACGCAGGGTGGAGGAGAGGGGTGTGGGGAGTAG
- the LOC138974563 gene encoding uncharacterized protein, with product MTLTPGTMGADVVDAVLDKIHSHCLFNNDRLFLRRLAYVESHDGTDPKTYRQGYDGGIWQVDKDMLTATQGCAPIIKRECTVIEQEFGIDWAKVTWPQLRIPLYSALAASMYMIQRLANSHTIPGDIAGQADIWAHYYHLNEPTGTYITLATEATQYNCNGELALAFLMDSSGSSICSDYKLWLNSVRYCNGELDLAFLMDSSGSIMSSDYKLQLNFVAQVVNALPVGSNKVQIANVVFGTLAKVTFNFNNYTDKQDILDDIRNTDKDNGGTNTPTALNLTRTEVFNPKNGARPSARKVAVLLTDGESYDFNLTVKEAEKLRSEGVTVFTIGVGFINLQELLAVASEPACTHVYVLDNYAHIDSILYEIQKNTCEAPKVLTPNQPVTGHVAFNGTIVTVGTTRPMDNNTVLAVRSNCSILDIYVSYSNPRPSAALYAEKFPAHDGKPAFLTMEGTDHGKPVYVTVVGTRLPNSTAQLTNCSDFLYELKFETNTREYFVSIFVFVFCKQIRNDKVAIMTHYLVPVFVFVTAVEIVCRDKSTYRDCHPQDFIGSQFENLLCDKQKLVDNPCTPAALNNGQLIHPHPLSTNMFIKCDLLGRMYITLCPENAVFNQVSLSCGFNSQIVNGGVPLPNNYHNPCTPDGIKNGLYFFAYANDKHSYIQCDVWGSAWLKTCLTNHVWNDNAHTCVADTLHEFDSTTVAPFPVSNPCTPQALNAGTLFFPHPCEHSKYIHCDISGNYYIQNCPATLFFDPATFVCGANDPQVNDPACGTAAGRK from the exons atgaccttgacccctGGAACTATGGGAGCAGATGTTGTGGATGCTGTTTTGGATAAGATTCATTCACA TTGTTTGTTTAACAACGACCGCCTGTTCCTGCGGCGATTGGCTTACGTGGAGTCACATGACGGCACAGACCCCAAGACATACCGCCAGGGCTATGATGGTGGTATCTGGCAG GTTGACAAGGACATGCTGACGGCCACTCAAGGCTGCGCTCCTATCATCAAGCGGGAATGCACTGTCATCGAGCAGGAGTTCGGCATTGACTGGGCCAAAGTCACGTGGCCACAGCTGCGTATCCCTCTCTACTCTGCTCTGGCGGCCTCAATGTACATGATACAG CGCCTGGCCAATTCTCATACGATACCTGGCGACATCGCGGGACAGGCAGACATCTGGGCTCACTACTATCACCTTAACGAACCCACCGGCACCTACATCACCCTGGCAACAGAGGCCACACAGTACA ATTGCAACGGAGAACTGGCCCTGGCTTTCCTGATGGACAGTTCTGGCAGCAGCATATGCTCGGACTACAAGCTTTGGCTGAATTCCGTCAGGT ACTGCAACGGAGAACTGGACCTGGCTTTCCTGATGGACAGTTCAGGCAGCATCATGAGCTCGGACTACAAGCTGCAGCTGAACTTCGTGGCCCAGGTGGTGAACGCCCTGCCCGTGGGCAGCAACAAGGTGCAGATCGCCAACGTCGTCTTCGGAACACTGGCCAAGGTGACCTTCAACTTCAACAACTACACCGACAAGCAGGACATTTTGGACGACATCAGGAACACCGATAAAG ACAATGGCGGCACCAACACCCCGACGGCCTTGAACTTGACCCGTACAGAGGTGTTTAACCCCAAGAACGGGGCACGTCCCTCTGCCCGCAAGGTGGCGGTGCTGCTGACTGACGGAGAGTCCTACGACTTCAACCTCACTGTGAAGGAAGCGGAAAAACTCAGG AGTGAGGGTGTGACGGTGTTCACGATTGGCGTGGGGTTCATCAACCTACAAGAACTGCTGGCGGTGGCCAGTGAACCGGCCTGCACACACGTGTACGTGCTGGACAACTATGCCCACATCGACAGCATCCTGTACGAGATACAGAAGAACACCTGTGAAG CGCCCAAGGTTTTGACCCCGAACCAGCCAGTGACTGGACACGTGGCTTTCAACGGAACCATAGTCACTGTGGGAACCACTAGGCCCATGGACAACAACACAGTCCTG GCGGTTCGAAGCAACTGTAGCATTCTGGACATCTACGTGTCGTACTCCAACCCTCGCCCCAGCGCCGCCCTGTACGCCGAGAAGTTCCCCGCCCATGACGGCAAGCCCGCTTTCTTGACCATGGAGGGCACTGACCACGGCAAGCCTGTCTACGTCACAGTGGTCGGCACACGGCTGCCCAACTCGACGGCCCAGCTGACCAACTGCTCCGACTTCTTGTACGAACTGAAGTTTGAGACCAACACGCGTGAGTACTTTGTT tctatttttgtttttgttttttgtaaacaAATTAGAAACGATAAAGTGGCAATAATGACTCATTATCTCGTAcctgtatttgtgtttgtcacaGCGGTGGAGATTGTTTGCCGAGACAAAAGTACCTACAGAGACTGCCATCCTCAAGATTTCATCGGCTCCCAGTTTGAAAACCTGCTCTGCGACA AGCAGAAACTGGTGGACAACCCCTGCACACCTGCTGCCCTGAACAACGGCCAGCTGatccacccccaccctctcAGCACCAACATGTTCATCAAGTGTGACCTCCTGGGTCGCATGTACATCACCCTATGTCCAGAAAACGCTGTCTTCAAccag GTCTCACTGTCCTGTGGGTTTAACAGCCAGATTGTGAATGGCGGTGTTCCTCTCCCCAACAACTACCACAACCCTTGCACCCCTGACGGCATCAAGAATGGACTCTACTTCTTTGCATATGCTAACGACAAGCACAG TTACATCCAGTGTGACGTGTGGGGAAGCGCGTGGCTCAAGACGTGTCTGACCAATCACGTCTGGAACGACAACGCACACACCTGTGTCGCCGACACGCTGCACGAATTTGACAGCACCACTGTGGCCCCTTTCCCGGTTTCGAACCCCTGCACCCCCCAGGCCTTGAACGCTGGGACCCTGTTCTTCCCCCACCCATGTGAACACAGCAAATACATCCACTGTGACATCTCTGGCAACTACTACATTCAG AATTGTCCAGCGACTCTCTTCTTCGATCCAGCGACCTTCGTCTGCGGGGCCAACGACCCCCAGGTGAATGACCCTGCCTGTGGCACTGCCGCTGGACGCAAGTAA